The Phoenix dactylifera cultivar Barhee BC4 chromosome 15, palm_55x_up_171113_PBpolish2nd_filt_p, whole genome shotgun sequence genome contains a region encoding:
- the LOC103711986 gene encoding uncharacterized protein LOC103711986 — protein MEVVVRFQDFHFDSTSSTPYVSAPSSPKRFGDPFDLYCHYTSAPSSPTRAAAIYAHFNTMSANNSLRLSSTSPPSAIPFDWEEKPGTPKARSTAAADTDHDFDFAFDFSGQLDEAGMPPALTAADELFEEGKIRPLKPPPRLQYPVMDDRSSVTASSLRSPRSPKSKGLWSPRHRGRGGKGEEFDPFTAAMVEATRERGRERAPTSLAIPSSRSRKGSRSLSPLRGGGGGGGGGGGFFQKPLNSPPPTAATSSTNTPKSGGSKKWRLRDLLLFRSASEGRATGNRSKDPLRKYILLSTSNSSSISSPVSKKKVLSREEDLRNSSFRSVDSNGSTRRGNQSGVSAHETHYTVNRAATEEMKKKTPLPYRQNLFSCLRFNPAVNRIARGFGSSFTHRRS, from the coding sequence ATGGAGGTGGTGGTGCGATTCCAGGACTTCCACTTCGATAGCACGAGCAGCACCCCCTATGTTAGTGCTCCGTCGAGCCCGAAGCGCTTCGGCGACCCCTTCGACCTCTACTGCCACTACACCAGCGCTCCGAGCAGCCCGACGCGCGCTGCCGCCATCTACGCCCACTTCAACACCATGTCCGCCAACAATTCCCTTCGCCTTTCATCGACTTCCCCCCCTTCAGCGATCCCTTTTGATTGGGAGGAAAAGCCCGGCACCCCGAAAGCCcgctccaccgccgccgccgacaCCGATCATGACTTCGACTTTGCTTTTGATTTCAGCGGGCAGCTCGACGAGGCAGGGATGCCGCCGGCATTAACAGCAGCCGATGAGCTCTTTGAGGAGGGGAAGATACGTCCGCTTAAGCCTCCTCCTAGGCTCCAGTACCCAGTCATGGATGACAGGAGCAGCGTTACTGCTTCCTCTCTACGATCGCCCCGGTCCCCTAAGTCCAAGGGGCTTTGGTCTCCCCGCCACCGAGGGAGGGGAGGAAAGGGAGAAGAGTTTGACCCCTTCACCGCAGCGATGGTGGAAGcaacaagagagagagggagggagagagctcCCACCTCTCTCGCTATCCCTTCCTCGAGAAGCAGGAAGGGGTCGAGATCGCTCTCTCCCctaaggggaggaggaggaggaggaggaggaggaggaggcttctttcaAAAGCCTCTGAATTCTCCTCCTCCCACCGCCGCCACTTCTTCCACCAACACGCCGAAGAGTGGTGGGAGCAAGAAGTGGCGGCTGAGGGACTTGCTCCTGTTTCGCAGCGCGTCAGAAGGACGCGCCACCGGAAACAGGAGCAAGGACCCTCTCCGAAAGTACATATTGCTATCCACATCCAACTCCTCATCCATTTCGTCGCCGGTATCTAAGAAGAAGGTCTTAAGTAGGGAAGAggacctgaggaattcgagCTTCAGGTCGGTTGACAGCAATGGGTCGACGCGAAGGGGGAACCAATCCGGAGTCTCCGCACATGAGACGCACTACACCGTGAACCGGGCTGCGACAgaggagatgaagaagaagacaccGCTGCCTTACCGACAGAATCTCTTCAGCTGCCTCCGCTTCAACCCGGCCGTCAACAGGATTGCCAGGGGGTTCGGCAGCTCGTTCACCCACAGGCGATCCTAA